A single genomic interval of Alteromonas sp. BL110 harbors:
- a CDS encoding EAL domain-containing protein: MKFLSYLILLVFTVCTYAEASPRLTNPVFQSLSTKNGLPQDVVNDIAISEDGFVWIATEGGLVRWDGVRTKRITDSTKTLLDASVHRLALQGSEGLWFSIFGQGNYYLDLTTQKVVQIEPASYHDIEGVVQHAETFHWYTPNKLVMALNEEVQLFDTENSKLIRIAKLPTELLENNHIIRAAITIDDILLVATSKGVYVKNIQDTEQPLVSLDYLGDIPQNIDNINAKFLLLDDQNRVWISTVLGVFVAQKNDFLGQVNNLKKNVFKQVVTDRNVWTMVQFSDNAFWMGTNKGLYQLVETPTGWKSEHILEPNNGFTEISNKKITAIAKDEADNLWMSSVYAGALYFGIKSADIFAIQNERAGAESALTSHVVWTFAETEPNKIWIGTQNGLNHYDFTTKTSDKFLYFDDEVYGKGAVDKIIPLQNGKLFVSTYEGIRVFDPKTGKISRPEVLNEGGNGVFDTYIPGMVLSNEDILYFIGYEGFYKYDINNKTVSPLNLDPRVFDINFSYGFIGQSTYHNNRLFLATKGGLWLIDPETSRHELVYRFPESQRGNERSISSWVIDDMGVLWLAYSGVGLIGVDADTFEPLYNLNDTNILLSNIVYGLQKDEFGNVWFSSHKGLHRYNPSTAQIKNFIYGRELSVSEFNQGASLKLNDGRLAYGSTSGAVVFSASQLESLETDKSLLSKKTAITEVAVDNRALSQPLKNLSGHHFNLNYEDYGLTIHFSSLAMSGVGKVKYYYKLLNGDRVVTEGVTDDAKITFTNIEPGDYIFTVAPTPGSFEFNVLPAEITLSMPYAPLRSPLAYSLYATLVVGLLVAYLLSRQRHLFRLQKAQQQVTLFSDAFRQTRDWVLIFDKDKRLVAANPAFEQVFGFNSRDPLPKQLARLYLRYPNLNRHLSGKLPEMQGGDFWKDETVIDGADGKRYDVLIDITAVSGESNDAEHYLIVISDITEQKNAERKLLKIATYDSLTGLVNRTLLLDRLEHAIGLARHHGHRVAVMFVDLDRFKGINDSLGHDYGDKLLRIVANRMRNLVAESGTVARLGGDEFVIVIEEVGAHDDLSSFVAQIIESVETPISLAEEVLRVSCSIGVAFYPEDASEPAELIKQADVAMYSAKKDALSGFTYFTSDMNERAKTRLQIENKVKRAYSDDCFFNHYQPIIDARTNKTIGVELLLRGRLDEKPLFPDQFIPILEEFKYIIEVTRQAMRRAAEDLSSWYEKGFDGYVSINLSALHFKTEFDLSGVLSLLSEFGLPKEAFRFEITEGVLMDDSDNALRQIERFVKEGFILALDDFGTGYSSLSYLKRYPLSVLKIDKSFVNEMAPGNANEALVTTTIALAANLNMSCVAEGVETQAQVDELIERGCYFHQGYFYAKPCKADEIVSILFKIWAN, translated from the coding sequence ATGAAGTTTTTATCCTACCTGATTCTCTTGGTTTTTACTGTTTGTACTTATGCAGAGGCTTCTCCACGGCTTACCAACCCAGTTTTTCAATCGCTTTCGACAAAAAACGGCCTGCCTCAGGATGTCGTAAACGACATTGCAATAAGTGAAGATGGGTTTGTATGGATTGCCACAGAAGGTGGTTTAGTGCGCTGGGATGGTGTAAGAACTAAACGGATAACGGATTCAACAAAAACGCTGCTTGATGCCTCGGTTCACCGATTAGCGCTGCAAGGTTCTGAAGGGCTTTGGTTTAGCATCTTTGGCCAAGGTAACTACTATCTGGATTTAACCACGCAAAAAGTCGTTCAAATAGAGCCCGCGAGTTACCACGATATAGAAGGTGTTGTCCAACATGCTGAAACATTCCATTGGTACACCCCAAATAAATTGGTCATGGCGCTAAACGAAGAAGTTCAGTTATTTGATACTGAAAACAGTAAATTAATTCGCATTGCAAAGCTACCTACAGAGCTTTTGGAAAATAACCATATCATTCGCGCAGCCATTACCATCGACGATATCTTGTTGGTAGCAACGTCAAAAGGCGTGTACGTAAAAAATATCCAAGATACTGAGCAACCCTTGGTTAGCCTAGATTACTTAGGTGATATTCCACAAAACATTGACAATATTAATGCGAAATTCCTGCTATTGGATGACCAAAACAGAGTATGGATTTCAACGGTACTTGGCGTATTCGTCGCACAGAAAAACGATTTTTTAGGGCAAGTAAACAACCTTAAAAAAAATGTATTTAAGCAGGTAGTTACAGATAGAAATGTGTGGACTATGGTGCAATTCAGTGACAATGCCTTCTGGATGGGGACCAATAAAGGTCTGTATCAACTCGTTGAGACACCAACTGGCTGGAAGAGTGAACACATTTTAGAGCCCAACAACGGGTTCACCGAAATCTCGAATAAAAAAATTACCGCAATAGCGAAAGACGAAGCTGATAACTTGTGGATGAGTTCAGTCTATGCCGGCGCGCTATACTTTGGTATCAAAAGTGCTGATATTTTTGCCATTCAGAACGAGCGAGCGGGAGCAGAAAGTGCGCTAACCAGCCATGTAGTGTGGACCTTCGCGGAAACAGAGCCCAATAAAATATGGATAGGTACTCAAAATGGGCTAAATCACTATGACTTCACGACAAAAACATCTGATAAGTTTCTTTATTTTGACGACGAAGTTTATGGTAAAGGGGCGGTAGATAAAATTATCCCTTTGCAAAACGGAAAACTGTTCGTAAGTACTTATGAAGGCATCCGAGTATTCGACCCGAAAACGGGAAAAATATCTCGCCCCGAAGTACTCAATGAAGGAGGTAATGGTGTTTTTGATACCTATATCCCCGGCATGGTTCTATCTAACGAGGATATTTTATACTTTATTGGCTATGAAGGTTTTTATAAATATGACATTAATAATAAAACCGTCTCTCCACTCAATTTAGACCCACGAGTTTTCGATATCAATTTCTCTTATGGCTTTATAGGGCAGTCTACCTATCACAATAATAGGTTGTTTCTGGCTACCAAGGGAGGTTTGTGGTTAATAGATCCTGAGACTTCGCGGCATGAACTTGTTTATCGTTTCCCTGAGTCGCAGCGCGGAAACGAGCGCTCAATATCATCTTGGGTCATTGACGATATGGGCGTACTTTGGCTTGCCTATAGTGGTGTTGGGTTAATTGGCGTCGATGCCGATACTTTCGAACCTCTATACAATTTGAATGACACCAATATTTTGTTATCAAACATAGTTTACGGGCTTCAAAAAGATGAGTTTGGGAACGTTTGGTTTAGCTCGCATAAAGGCCTTCACCGGTACAATCCCTCCACTGCACAAATCAAAAATTTTATTTACGGTCGTGAGTTAAGTGTTTCTGAATTTAATCAAGGTGCATCACTAAAGCTTAATGATGGAAGGCTTGCCTATGGTTCAACAAGCGGGGCCGTTGTATTCTCGGCTTCGCAGCTTGAAAGTTTAGAGACCGACAAGAGCCTTCTAAGCAAAAAAACAGCGATTACAGAAGTTGCGGTAGACAATCGTGCTCTTAGCCAGCCTTTAAAAAACTTAAGTGGTCACCACTTTAATTTAAACTATGAAGACTATGGGTTAACCATTCACTTTTCTTCGCTCGCCATGTCTGGAGTAGGTAAAGTTAAATATTACTATAAGCTTCTTAATGGTGACCGCGTGGTAACTGAAGGCGTTACCGACGATGCTAAGATAACCTTTACCAACATAGAGCCAGGCGATTATATCTTTACCGTGGCCCCCACGCCCGGTAGCTTTGAATTTAACGTGTTACCGGCGGAAATAACCCTTTCTATGCCTTATGCTCCACTTCGTTCACCACTCGCGTATTCCCTATATGCTACGCTTGTTGTTGGCCTTTTAGTGGCTTATTTACTCTCTAGACAGCGTCATTTATTTAGGCTTCAAAAAGCACAGCAACAAGTTACCTTATTTAGCGATGCGTTTAGACAAACCCGGGACTGGGTATTAATTTTCGATAAAGACAAGCGATTGGTTGCTGCTAATCCCGCCTTTGAGCAGGTGTTTGGATTTAATAGCAGGGATCCACTACCTAAACAATTAGCTCGCCTTTACCTGCGTTATCCCAACCTCAATCGACACCTTTCGGGCAAGTTGCCGGAAATGCAAGGCGGTGACTTTTGGAAAGATGAGACCGTTATTGATGGTGCCGACGGTAAGCGTTACGACGTGTTGATAGATATAACAGCGGTAAGTGGCGAATCTAATGATGCGGAACACTACCTGATAGTTATATCTGACATCACCGAGCAAAAAAATGCAGAACGCAAACTGCTTAAAATTGCCACCTACGACAGCCTTACTGGTTTGGTCAACAGAACGTTGCTTCTTGATAGACTTGAACACGCCATAGGGCTTGCGCGTCACCATGGGCACCGTGTAGCGGTAATGTTTGTCGATTTAGACAGATTTAAAGGCATAAATGATTCCCTAGGTCACGATTATGGCGACAAACTTCTTCGCATTGTGGCTAATAGAATGCGAAACCTGGTGGCGGAGTCGGGAACGGTTGCGCGACTTGGTGGTGATGAATTCGTTATTGTAATCGAAGAAGTGGGGGCGCACGATGACTTAAGCTCATTTGTAGCGCAAATTATTGAATCAGTAGAAACACCAATTTCATTGGCTGAAGAAGTGCTTCGTGTGTCTTGTAGTATTGGTGTTGCTTTTTACCCTGAAGATGCGTCTGAACCTGCAGAGCTTATCAAGCAAGCCGATGTAGCTATGTACAGCGCTAAAAAAGATGCGCTGAGCGGTTTTACTTATTTTACTAGTGATATGAATGAGCGTGCGAAAACGCGCCTGCAGATAGAAAACAAAGTAAAACGCGCTTATTCTGATGATTGCTTCTTTAACCATTATCAGCCGATCATAGATGCTAGAACTAATAAAACGATTGGAGTAGAGCTCCTGTTAAGGGGAAGATTAGACGAGAAACCGCTATTCCCCGATCAATTTATCCCAATTTTAGAAGAGTTTAAATACATTATTGAAGTGACGAGACAAGCCATGCGCCGCGCGGCAGAAGACCTGTCATCGTGGTACGAAAAAGGCTTCGATGGGTATGTGTCAATAAACTTATCTGCTCTTCATTTTAAAACTGAGTTCGATTTAAGTGGTGTATTAAGCCTGTTGAGCGAGTTTGGTTTACCAAAAGAAGCATTTAGATTTGAGATTACCGAAGGCGTTCTGATGGACGATAGCGATAATGCTTTAAGGCAAATTGAGCGGTTCGTTAAAGAAGGTTTTATTTTAGCTTTAGACGATTTCGGGACTGGATATTCATCGCTAAGCTATTTAAAACGCTACCCGTTATCGGTACTAAAAATAGATAAAAGTTTTGTTAATGAGATGGCACCGGGTAATGCCAACGAAGCCTTAGTAACAACGACTATAGCGCTCGCGGCTAACTTAAACATGAGCTGTGTTGCGGAAGGCGTTGAAACACAGGCGCAGGTCGATGAGCTTATTGAAAGGGGGTGTTACTTCCATCAAGGGTATTTTTACGCAAAACCGTGCAAAGCAGATGAAATAGTCTCCATTCTGTTTAAAATCTGGGCTAACTAA
- a CDS encoding AMP-binding protein, whose product MPLDMTVNANTTEVITSPLSMLYHWEKNRGNDVFLTQPINGEYHDYTWKQVAEQARQVAARLRELDFPQGSRIGIFSKNCAQWFIVDLGIMMAGHVSVPIFSTAGPDTIQYVLKHADVQLLFVGKLDNTAEQVASIPSEYHTVAFPYPNIATKQQWKEFMDIAPIADSPVPNMDDMMTIIYTSGSTGQPKGVVHSYNTACWAARRSLDQLGINENDRTMSYLPLAHITERVLVELSSYYSGGKIHFVEDLATFQRDVGHCQPTLFISVPRLWTKFQMGVLAKMPQKKLDTLLKIPFLNKIVAKKIRNGLGINNARLWASGSAPLAPAVIEWFAKIGIYISEGWGMTENSAYGTGSVPFRHDKIGCIGKPYDGVDVRTSEEGEIQVKSPCNMLEYYLEPDKTAEVFTEDGYLRTGDKGVIDSDGYVKITGRLKDIFKTAKGKYVTPAPIEAKFMENPIVEQVCVTGTNLPQPVALLVLSEEAQKKDKASIEASLKKTFEAINAKLESHQVMDRVVIMKNEWSIENDLLTPTLKVKRHVLEDRFVDIIQGSYSDKLVWVDA is encoded by the coding sequence ATGCCGCTAGACATGACAGTAAACGCAAATACCACGGAAGTAATAACATCGCCATTAAGTATGTTGTACCACTGGGAAAAAAACCGTGGCAACGACGTATTTCTTACGCAGCCGATCAACGGTGAATATCACGACTACACTTGGAAACAAGTTGCGGAGCAAGCCCGACAGGTGGCGGCACGTTTACGTGAATTAGATTTCCCACAAGGAAGCCGTATTGGTATCTTTTCTAAAAACTGTGCGCAGTGGTTTATTGTCGACCTGGGCATAATGATGGCAGGTCACGTGTCGGTACCTATTTTCTCTACAGCCGGCCCTGATACCATTCAGTATGTGCTGAAACACGCTGACGTGCAGCTATTGTTCGTAGGAAAGTTAGACAATACTGCCGAACAGGTCGCTTCAATTCCTTCAGAGTATCACACTGTTGCGTTCCCTTATCCAAACATTGCTACCAAACAGCAGTGGAAAGAATTTATGGATATAGCACCGATAGCTGACTCTCCTGTGCCCAACATGGACGACATGATGACAATTATCTACACGTCAGGGAGTACGGGGCAACCAAAAGGGGTAGTGCATAGCTACAACACGGCATGTTGGGCAGCGCGTCGTTCACTCGACCAGTTAGGTATCAACGAAAACGATCGTACAATGAGTTATTTGCCACTTGCGCACATAACCGAGCGGGTGCTTGTAGAGCTTTCAAGCTACTACAGTGGCGGGAAAATTCATTTTGTGGAAGATTTGGCAACATTTCAGCGCGACGTCGGTCATTGCCAACCTACATTATTTATTTCTGTTCCACGCTTATGGACTAAATTCCAAATGGGCGTTTTGGCGAAAATGCCGCAGAAAAAACTAGATACCCTACTAAAAATACCCTTTCTAAACAAAATCGTTGCTAAGAAAATTCGAAATGGTTTGGGCATAAATAATGCGCGTCTATGGGCGAGCGGCTCAGCACCACTGGCTCCAGCAGTTATTGAGTGGTTTGCGAAAATTGGTATCTACATCTCTGAAGGGTGGGGGATGACGGAAAACAGTGCCTATGGTACTGGTAGCGTTCCTTTTCGACATGACAAAATCGGTTGTATCGGTAAGCCTTATGACGGTGTAGATGTTCGCACATCAGAGGAAGGTGAAATTCAGGTGAAGTCGCCGTGCAACATGCTGGAATATTATTTAGAGCCCGATAAAACCGCTGAAGTTTTCACCGAAGACGGCTACCTGCGCACTGGCGACAAAGGCGTCATAGATTCCGATGGCTACGTTAAAATTACTGGTCGTTTGAAGGACATCTTTAAAACGGCGAAGGGTAAATACGTAACGCCTGCACCCATTGAAGCTAAATTTATGGAAAACCCTATAGTTGAACAGGTGTGTGTAACGGGTACAAATCTGCCTCAGCCAGTGGCATTGTTAGTGTTAAGTGAAGAAGCGCAGAAGAAAGATAAAGCCAGCATTGAAGCTAGCCTTAAGAAAACCTTTGAAGCTATAAACGCTAAATTAGAAAGCCATCAGGTAATGGACCGCGTTGTAATAATGAAAAACGAATGGAGTATCGAGAACGACTTACTTACACCAACACTTAAAGTTAAGCGTCATGTGTTAGAAGATCGCTTCGTTGACATTATACAGGGTAGCTACAGCGATAAATTGGTCTGGGTTGACGCGTAA
- a CDS encoding dUTP diphosphatase has translation MLTAQQLATMLSLQDKMNAKVNPDWLNAGYGYLRAAMVESVEAIEHHGWKWWKAQQKDLPQLQMELVDIWHFALSACIIEYKGDITESAKSIASELASGNTQVAFDGKDYDASNQSLLDNLELMTGLCAAKRFSVPLFMFIVSQCEMSADELYRQYVGKNVLNFFRQDNGYKEGTYVKVWEGREDNEHLVEVMDALDLTKPEFSDLVYEGLRARYPS, from the coding sequence ATGTTAACCGCCCAACAACTCGCCACCATGCTTTCTCTTCAAGATAAAATGAACGCCAAGGTAAATCCAGACTGGCTAAATGCAGGTTATGGTTACTTGCGTGCAGCAATGGTTGAGTCGGTTGAAGCTATTGAGCACCACGGTTGGAAATGGTGGAAAGCACAGCAAAAAGACTTACCTCAGCTTCAAATGGAACTAGTGGATATATGGCACTTTGCGCTGAGCGCCTGCATTATTGAATATAAAGGTGACATCACTGAGTCAGCCAAAAGTATTGCGTCTGAACTAGCAAGTGGCAATACGCAAGTGGCCTTCGATGGTAAAGACTACGACGCATCTAATCAGTCGCTTCTTGATAATTTAGAATTAATGACAGGTCTATGCGCCGCTAAACGCTTCAGCGTTCCTTTGTTCATGTTTATTGTGAGCCAATGCGAAATGTCGGCTGACGAATTGTATCGTCAGTATGTCGGTAAAAATGTTCTTAATTTCTTCCGCCAAGATAACGGTTACAAAGAAGGAACATACGTCAAAGTATGGGAAGGACGTGAAGACAATGAACATTTAGTTGAGGTGATGGACGCTCTTGACTTAACTAAGCCTGAGTTTAGCGATTTAGTGTATGAAGGGTTGCGCGCTCGCTACCCTTCGTAA
- the recC gene encoding exodeoxyribonuclease V subunit gamma: protein MLALYPSNKLEHLSFLLTTLLRQQPLGVFTPETILVESPGMQHWVSMQLATEHGVAMNIDYPLPVRFMWNTARAVLGQDKVPKQSPYRREVLTWRIDNILQDDSLMNSEAFEQVNRYWKNAGSEQEQGLQRLQLATALADVYEQYLLYRPDWLFKWEANERAVLDDMEIWQSEIWRNLVKEQPLHPARLHQMTLEALGALEVGDIPNDPFSHLPKRVIVFAINTMAPQLIAFFDALAQHIDIHIFHLNPSVNYWGEAKSSSEQAKLLRLEGLKKWMEEDQSNPLLGNLGKQGRELFNLLTELDTFEISAFDSPDFDEVVENGETEPTRGLLDYIHKDILQAAQPTPFTGELKQCDDSVSIMCTHSALREVQVLHDHLLHWLSQDKARTPSDILVMCPAIENYAPFVDAVFHRVGTKTLAGTGQVRLPCTIADRSPMDAEPLIAAFMALLQLPDSRFGVSDIMDYLQLDSVQKRFSVSQDDIEQMVVWLKQAHIHWGLNSAHKTAVSEGVNLDETYSWWWGIRRLLMGMLAQDAEVVVSDLLTIPDVEGQSALALGKLIDIVAMLGEFAQELTALRTPEQWSKALIALRDACFMPTKDQQQSWDLIANVAAELAARCEEAGYQHELSLRQVRDLLLNRFSSPDAGNHFMTGQVTVCSMLPMRSIPFKKVCILGLNDSEFPRKSSPLGLDLMAGANRRVGDRSRRLEDRYLFLEAIISTRESLYLSYQGNDVTNNSERQPSLVLAEFMDMLENSYALALSRYRVNAPLHPFSEEGFAGRLPSYETGWLRLAGALQHTKSRSDKTGAEGYEPDHLAVPEHSSNMLSTQVLRLSNSQIARAFKDPLEYFSIQRLGVNLSQSFTLLENSEPFETNALLRYQVLDAIFSSPERKSSVEDDSTMLSYGEQVITFASLRGDIPNNPVARDEVEMWKEGALALSHAMGPHDAEPVKAQFQGKYITFTTAALVGSDALVELCAGKIDSHRALSFFISQLVFSCSDEATKYSNYPLDIYSCSWEKGETVLKKQRFPSYDQETAVRLLLFIEQLYMAVYTAPTPVHLSLFGSFMPGTRNSETKPVVESIKPDMFNDILHALLHSTDGTSETDKAVFEKIRQVIDEVCPFSDKDSDTASEITSDRNGKAKQVVGQAFALFETIELQRALTDWQQSNGQYSADMASNPYLNWLFPQGVNWNDVPHLSAFVLLAMVNNASQEEKL, encoded by the coding sequence TTGCTTGCGTTATATCCCTCTAATAAATTAGAACACTTGAGTTTTCTTCTTACCACGCTTCTACGTCAGCAACCTTTAGGTGTATTCACGCCTGAAACCATCTTGGTTGAAAGCCCAGGTATGCAACACTGGGTTAGTATGCAATTAGCCACTGAACATGGCGTGGCGATGAATATTGACTACCCGCTTCCAGTACGCTTTATGTGGAATACAGCACGCGCTGTACTAGGGCAGGATAAAGTGCCTAAGCAGTCTCCTTATCGTCGTGAAGTGCTGACTTGGCGTATTGACAATATTCTTCAAGATGACTCATTAATGAACAGTGAAGCTTTTGAACAAGTAAATAGGTATTGGAAAAACGCCGGTAGTGAGCAAGAGCAGGGTCTTCAGCGTCTTCAACTTGCTACTGCGTTGGCTGACGTATACGAACAGTACCTCTTATACCGCCCCGATTGGTTGTTCAAATGGGAAGCTAATGAACGCGCTGTATTAGATGATATGGAAATATGGCAAAGCGAAATTTGGCGTAATTTAGTAAAAGAGCAGCCGCTGCATCCAGCCCGTTTGCATCAAATGACTTTAGAGGCGTTAGGGGCATTAGAAGTGGGTGACATACCAAATGACCCATTCAGTCATTTGCCCAAGCGCGTTATTGTTTTTGCCATTAATACCATGGCTCCGCAACTGATAGCATTCTTTGATGCCCTTGCACAGCATATCGATATTCATATATTCCACCTGAACCCCAGCGTAAATTATTGGGGGGAAGCGAAAAGTAGTAGCGAACAAGCAAAATTATTGCGTCTAGAAGGGCTTAAAAAGTGGATGGAAGAAGACCAGTCCAACCCTTTACTTGGCAACTTGGGCAAGCAGGGCAGAGAACTATTTAACTTACTTACCGAACTGGATACGTTTGAAATAAGTGCTTTTGATTCGCCCGATTTTGATGAAGTGGTTGAAAACGGTGAGACAGAGCCTACTCGCGGTCTGCTGGATTACATCCACAAGGATATTTTACAAGCCGCTCAACCGACGCCATTCACTGGCGAACTAAAACAATGTGACGATAGCGTCAGCATCATGTGCACCCATTCCGCGCTTCGCGAGGTACAAGTGCTGCACGACCACTTGCTGCATTGGTTATCTCAAGATAAAGCGCGTACCCCGTCAGATATTCTTGTGATGTGTCCGGCTATTGAAAACTATGCACCATTTGTGGATGCAGTGTTTCACCGAGTAGGTACCAAAACCTTAGCTGGTACTGGGCAGGTTAGACTGCCATGTACCATTGCTGATAGAAGTCCTATGGACGCAGAGCCGCTTATCGCAGCGTTTATGGCGCTTCTACAGCTGCCCGATAGCCGCTTTGGCGTATCGGATATTATGGATTATTTACAGCTGGATTCTGTGCAGAAACGGTTTTCAGTGTCCCAAGACGACATAGAGCAAATGGTGGTGTGGTTAAAACAAGCCCATATCCATTGGGGGCTCAATAGTGCACATAAAACCGCCGTATCAGAGGGCGTTAACCTAGATGAAACGTACAGCTGGTGGTGGGGCATTCGCAGATTGCTAATGGGCATGTTGGCGCAAGACGCCGAAGTAGTTGTTAGTGACTTACTGACGATTCCAGACGTTGAAGGGCAAAGTGCGCTGGCCTTGGGCAAACTTATCGATATCGTGGCAATGCTGGGGGAATTTGCACAAGAGCTAACCGCTCTAAGAACGCCTGAACAATGGTCCAAAGCATTAATAGCCCTACGCGACGCGTGCTTTATGCCTACAAAAGACCAGCAACAGAGTTGGGACCTTATTGCTAATGTTGCAGCCGAGCTCGCTGCACGATGTGAAGAAGCGGGGTATCAGCACGAATTGTCCTTGCGCCAAGTACGTGACCTTTTGCTTAATCGGTTTTCATCGCCAGACGCAGGTAACCACTTCATGACCGGTCAAGTCACGGTATGTTCAATGTTGCCAATGCGCAGTATACCGTTTAAAAAAGTGTGTATTCTTGGCCTTAACGACAGTGAGTTCCCAAGAAAATCAAGCCCGTTAGGCCTTGACTTGATGGCAGGCGCAAACCGTAGGGTCGGTGATCGTTCAAGGCGTTTAGAAGACAGATATTTATTCCTTGAAGCCATTATTTCAACGCGTGAAAGCCTGTACTTAAGCTACCAAGGGAACGATGTCACCAATAATAGTGAACGCCAGCCTAGTCTGGTTTTAGCAGAGTTTATGGACATGCTAGAAAATAGCTACGCACTGGCCTTGTCTAGATACCGTGTTAATGCGCCGCTTCACCCTTTTAGTGAAGAGGGTTTCGCAGGGCGATTGCCCAGCTACGAAACCGGTTGGCTTAGGCTGGCCGGTGCGCTACAGCATACAAAATCACGCTCCGACAAGACAGGTGCAGAAGGCTATGAACCTGACCATTTAGCGGTGCCAGAACATTCATCCAATATGCTGTCAACCCAAGTACTTCGACTATCAAACAGCCAAATTGCAAGAGCCTTTAAAGATCCACTAGAGTACTTTTCTATACAAAGGCTAGGTGTGAATTTATCACAGTCGTTTACACTGCTCGAAAACAGCGAGCCATTTGAAACCAATGCGCTGCTGCGCTATCAGGTGCTTGATGCTATCTTCTCGTCGCCAGAACGCAAGTCGTCAGTAGAAGATGACTCAACCATGCTTTCATACGGTGAACAGGTGATCACTTTTGCGTCACTTAGGGGCGATATTCCCAATAACCCCGTTGCCAGAGATGAAGTTGAAATGTGGAAAGAGGGGGCCTTGGCATTGAGTCACGCTATGGGGCCCCACGATGCTGAACCTGTAAAGGCGCAATTTCAGGGTAAATACATCACCTTTACCACGGCTGCTCTAGTAGGCAGTGACGCATTAGTTGAGCTATGTGCCGGTAAAATAGATTCTCACCGCGCGCTGAGCTTTTTCATCTCTCAATTGGTATTTTCATGCAGTGATGAAGCAACGAAATACAGCAATTATCCATTGGATATTTATTCGTGTTCATGGGAAAAGGGCGAAACTGTATTGAAAAAGCAGCGCTTCCCTTCTTATGATCAAGAAACTGCCGTGCGGTTACTCTTGTTTATAGAACAGCTTTATATGGCTGTTTATACGGCGCCAACGCCAGTGCATTTAAGCTTATTTGGCTCTTTTATGCCCGGCACAAGAAACTCAGAGACTAAGCCCGTAGTTGAAAGCATAAAACCGGATATGTTTAACGACATCCTGCATGCGCTACTGCATAGTACAGATGGTACAAGTGAAACTGACAAAGCGGTTTTTGAAAAAATTCGACAGGTAATTGACGAGGTGTGCCCGTTTTCTGATAAAGACAGCGACACTGCAAGCGAGATAACAAGTGACAGAAACGGAAAAGCGAAGCAGGTAGTTGGCCAAGCCTTTGCACTTTTTGAGACGATTGAATTACAGCGTGCGCTAACCGATTGGCAGCAAAGTAATGGGCAGTATAGTGCAGATATGGCTAGCAACCCTTACCTCAACTGGCTATTCCCGCAAGGTGTGAACTGGAACGATGTCCCGCACTTAAGTGCCTTTGTACTTTTAGCCATGGTCAATAATGCATCTCAGGAGGAGAAGTTATGA